From one Thalassobaculum sp. OXR-137 genomic stretch:
- the carB gene encoding carbamoyl-phosphate synthase large subunit — translation MPKRTDISSILIIGAGPIVIGQACEFDYSGTQACKALKDEGYRVILVNSNPATIMTDPGTADATYIEPITPEMVAKVIERERPDALLPTMGGQTALNTARALSHDGTLEKFGVELIGADLAAIEKAEDRQQFREAMTAIGLDTPRSRLINTFDDADEALEHVGLPAIIRPSYTLGGQGGGIAYNREEFEQIVRNGIRLSPSNEVLIEESVLGWKEFEMEVVRDKADNCIIICSIENVDPMGVHTGDSITVAPALTLTDKEYQRMRNASIAVLREIGVETGGSNVQFAIDPATGRQIVIEMNPRVSRSSALASKATGFPIAKIAAKLAVGYTLDELDNDITGNTPASFEPTIDYVVTKIPRFTFEKFPGADARLTTSMKSVGEVMAIGRTFHESLQKALRGLETGLVGLDPIELKGTEDGDIDRQAITAELSVATADRLLKVAQALRVGLSVEEVHRACHIDPWFLERMAEIIAAEKGVEADGLPSDAAGWQKIKSMGFSDARLGQLSGHEEEVVAARRRGMGVRPVFKRIDTCAAEIPSSTPYMYSTYEIGIGGGAPENEAEPTDARKIIILGGGPNRIGQGIEFDYCCVHAAYALSDAGFETIMVNCNPETVSTDYDTSDRLYFEPLTAEDVIELVHGEQSNGQVMGCIVQFGGQTPLKLAAALEKAQIPILGTSPDAIDLAEDRDRFQKLLQRLELKQPANGTATSTEQAEKIADQIGYPVVIRPSYVLGGRAMEIVHEPEGLRRYMRNAVVVSGKNPVLIDSFLRNATEIDVDAVSDGTDVFIAGVMEHIEEAGIHSGDSACSLPPVSLDKAVIEEVKRQAVMLAKGLNVVGLMNIQFAVREGEVFILEVNPRASRTVPFVAKATGVPIAKIASRVMAGEKLSAFTLPTKDPEHVAVKEAVFPFARFPGTDIILGPEMKSTGEVMGIDKSFARAFAKSQLAAGTVLPDGGVVFISVKDADKGAIVQISKALNDLGFSIMATTGTADVLKDAGIDSHRVKKVLEGRPHIVDNMLSGHVDLVINTTEGAQAIRDSFSLRHTALTHNIPYYTTVEGARAAVRAIAAMRDGHLEVTPLQTYLTGSF, via the coding sequence ATGCCCAAACGTACAGACATCTCCTCCATTCTCATCATCGGCGCCGGGCCGATCGTCATCGGTCAGGCCTGCGAGTTCGATTACTCCGGGACCCAGGCGTGCAAGGCGCTGAAGGACGAGGGCTACCGGGTCATCCTGGTGAACTCGAACCCGGCCACGATCATGACCGATCCGGGCACGGCCGATGCCACCTATATCGAGCCGATCACCCCGGAGATGGTCGCCAAGGTCATCGAGCGCGAGCGTCCCGACGCCCTGCTGCCGACCATGGGCGGCCAGACCGCGCTGAACACCGCCCGCGCCCTGTCCCATGACGGCACTTTGGAAAAATTCGGGGTCGAGCTGATCGGCGCCGACCTCGCCGCCATCGAGAAGGCTGAGGACCGCCAGCAGTTCCGCGAGGCGATGACCGCCATCGGCCTCGACACCCCGCGCTCGCGGCTGATCAACACTTTCGACGACGCCGACGAGGCGCTGGAGCATGTCGGACTGCCGGCGATCATCCGCCCGTCCTACACGCTCGGCGGCCAGGGAGGCGGCATCGCCTATAACCGCGAGGAATTCGAGCAGATCGTCCGCAACGGCATCCGCCTCTCGCCCTCCAACGAGGTGCTGATCGAGGAGAGCGTGCTGGGCTGGAAGGAGTTCGAGATGGAGGTGGTCCGCGACAAGGCGGACAACTGCATCATCATCTGCTCCATCGAGAACGTCGATCCGATGGGCGTGCATACCGGCGACAGCATCACCGTCGCCCCGGCGCTGACGCTGACCGACAAGGAATACCAGCGCATGCGCAACGCCTCCATCGCGGTGCTGCGCGAGATCGGGGTGGAGACCGGCGGCTCCAACGTGCAGTTCGCCATCGACCCGGCCACCGGCCGGCAGATCGTCATCGAGATGAACCCGCGGGTGTCGCGGTCTTCGGCGCTCGCGTCGAAGGCCACCGGCTTCCCGATCGCCAAGATCGCCGCCAAGCTGGCCGTCGGCTACACCCTGGACGAGCTGGACAACGACATCACCGGCAATACGCCGGCGAGCTTCGAGCCGACCATCGACTACGTGGTCACCAAGATTCCGCGCTTCACCTTCGAGAAGTTCCCGGGCGCCGACGCCCGGCTGACCACCTCGATGAAGTCGGTGGGCGAGGTCATGGCCATCGGCCGGACCTTCCACGAGAGCCTGCAGAAGGCCCTGCGCGGGCTGGAGACCGGCCTGGTCGGCCTCGACCCGATCGAGCTCAAGGGCACCGAGGACGGCGACATTGATCGCCAGGCGATCACCGCGGAACTTTCCGTGGCGACCGCCGACCGGCTGCTGAAGGTGGCCCAGGCGCTGCGCGTCGGCCTGTCGGTGGAGGAGGTGCACCGCGCCTGCCACATCGATCCGTGGTTCCTGGAGCGCATGGCCGAGATCATCGCCGCCGAGAAGGGCGTGGAGGCCGACGGCCTGCCGTCCGACGCGGCCGGCTGGCAGAAGATCAAGTCCATGGGCTTCTCCGATGCCCGGCTCGGCCAGCTTTCCGGCCATGAGGAAGAGGTCGTCGCCGCCCGCCGCCGCGGCATGGGCGTGCGGCCGGTGTTCAAGCGCATCGACACCTGCGCGGCCGAGATCCCGTCCTCCACGCCGTACATGTACTCGACCTACGAGATCGGCATCGGCGGCGGAGCACCGGAGAACGAGGCGGAGCCGACCGACGCCAGGAAGATCATCATCCTCGGCGGCGGCCCGAACCGGATCGGCCAGGGCATCGAGTTCGACTATTGCTGCGTCCACGCGGCCTACGCCCTGTCGGATGCCGGGTTCGAGACCATCATGGTCAACTGCAACCCGGAGACCGTCTCCACCGACTACGACACTTCCGACCGGCTGTATTTCGAGCCGCTGACCGCCGAGGACGTGATCGAGCTGGTCCATGGCGAGCAGTCGAACGGGCAGGTCATGGGGTGCATCGTCCAGTTCGGCGGCCAGACCCCGCTGAAGCTGGCGGCTGCGCTGGAGAAGGCGCAGATCCCGATCCTGGGCACCTCGCCGGACGCGATCGACCTGGCCGAGGACCGCGACCGCTTCCAGAAGCTGCTGCAGCGCCTGGAGCTGAAGCAGCCGGCCAACGGCACGGCGACCTCCACCGAGCAGGCGGAGAAGATCGCCGACCAGATCGGCTACCCGGTGGTCATCCGCCCGTCCTACGTCCTGGGCGGCCGGGCCATGGAGATCGTGCACGAGCCGGAAGGCCTGCGCCGCTACATGCGCAATGCCGTGGTCGTGTCGGGCAAGAACCCGGTGCTGATCGACAGCTTCCTGCGCAACGCCACCGAGATCGACGTGGACGCGGTGTCCGATGGCACCGACGTGTTCATCGCCGGCGTGATGGAGCATATCGAGGAAGCGGGCATCCATTCGGGCGACAGCGCCTGCTCGCTGCCCCCGGTGTCCCTCGACAAGGCGGTGATCGAGGAGGTCAAGCGCCAGGCGGTGATGCTGGCCAAGGGCCTCAACGTGGTCGGCCTGATGAACATCCAGTTCGCCGTGCGCGAAGGCGAGGTGTTCATCCTGGAGGTCAACCCGCGCGCCTCGCGTACGGTGCCGTTCGTCGCCAAGGCGACCGGCGTGCCGATCGCCAAAATCGCCAGCCGGGTGATGGCCGGCGAGAAGCTGAGCGCCTTCACCTTGCCGACCAAGGATCCCGAGCACGTGGCCGTGAAGGAGGCGGTGTTCCCCTTCGCCCGTTTCCCGGGCACCGACATCATCCTCGGTCCGGAGATGAAGTCGACCGGCGAGGTCATGGGCATCGACAAGAGCTTCGCCCGCGCCTTCGCCAAGTCGCAGCTCGCCGCCGGCACGGTGCTGCCGGACGGCGGTGTCGTCTTCATCTCGGTCAAGGATGCCGACAAGGGCGCGATCGTCCAGATCTCGAAGGCGCTGAACGATCTCGGCTTCAGTATCATGGCCACCACGGGCACGGCGGACGTACTGAAAGACGCCGGGATCGACAGTCACCGGGTAAAGAAAGTGCTCGAGGGACGGCCGCACATTGTCGATAACATGCTCTCGGGCCATGTGGATTTGGTGATAAATACCACCGAGGGCGCACAGGCCATTCGGGACAGTTTCAGCTTGCGTCACACGGCTCTAACGCACAACATTCCCTACTATACGACTGTGGAGGGGGCGCGTGCCGCTGTCCGGGCAATCGCAGCGATGCGGGACGGACACCTTGAAGTGACCCCGCTCCAGACCTACCTCACCGGATCGTTCTGA
- a CDS encoding mitochondrial fission ELM1 family protein, with the protein MSVGSDTQTLCWILTDGTVGMRIQCLGLADAAGLTPVIKRIHPSWLLRALPVAGRLPGVPATAGGDPIAEPWPDVVISCGRRTAGAALAVRRLGGGHPFLAHIQDPRIDPRHFDMLIVPEHDPARGPNVVTTLGALNPQAPEKLAEAAKPWLTEVADMPRPLIAVNVGGSNKRYEFSPEAVARFVADLRRLSQTSGGSLLVACSRRTDDATRAALAEGLADVQGVVWTGLGENPYLAFLHLCDALVVTSDSVNMASEALATGKPVHVATVEPETGRLAAFHARLRAEGYTRPFDGTLERWTYEPLRETMRVGALLAERLAARSADR; encoded by the coding sequence ATGAGCGTCGGTTCCGATACACAGACACTGTGCTGGATCCTAACCGACGGCACCGTCGGCATGCGCATCCAGTGTCTCGGTCTGGCCGATGCCGCCGGACTGACGCCGGTGATCAAGCGGATCCATCCGAGCTGGCTGCTGCGCGCGCTCCCGGTGGCCGGACGGCTGCCGGGCGTGCCGGCGACCGCCGGCGGCGATCCGATCGCGGAGCCCTGGCCCGACGTGGTGATCTCCTGCGGACGGCGGACGGCCGGAGCGGCGCTCGCGGTCCGGCGGCTGGGCGGCGGGCATCCGTTCCTGGCGCATATCCAGGATCCGCGGATCGACCCTCGGCATTTCGACATGCTGATCGTCCCCGAGCACGACCCGGCGCGCGGGCCCAACGTCGTCACCACCCTGGGCGCGCTCAACCCGCAGGCGCCGGAGAAGCTGGCGGAGGCGGCCAAGCCCTGGCTGACCGAGGTCGCCGACATGCCGCGGCCGCTGATCGCGGTGAATGTGGGCGGGTCGAACAAGCGTTACGAGTTTTCCCCCGAGGCGGTGGCCCGCTTCGTCGCCGACCTGCGGCGGCTGTCGCAGACCAGCGGCGGCTCGCTGCTGGTCGCCTGCTCCCGCCGGACCGACGACGCCACCCGCGCCGCCCTCGCCGAAGGGCTGGCGGACGTTCAGGGCGTCGTCTGGACGGGCCTGGGCGAGAACCCCTATCTCGCCTTTCTGCATCTCTGCGACGCGCTGGTGGTCACCTCCGACTCGGTGAACATGGCGTCGGAGGCGCTGGCCACCGGCAAGCCGGTCCATGTCGCCACCGTCGAGCCGGAAACCGGGCGGCTGGCCGCCTTCCACGCGCGGCTGCGGGCCGAGGGCTATACCCGGCCCTTCGACGGTACGCTGGAGCGCTGGACCTACGAGCCGCTGCGCGAGACGATGCGGGTCGGCGCCCTCCTGGCGGAACGGCTGGCGGCACGGTCGGCCGACCGGTGA
- the carA gene encoding glutamine-hydrolyzing carbamoyl-phosphate synthase small subunit → MTDPAAIPQDATAVLVLADGTAIFGRGFGAAVTKVGEVVFNTSMTGYQEILTDPSYAGQIITFTFPHVGNVGANVNDHETVSPAALGCVLRADITDPSNYRSERGLDDWLKSHDLPGIAGVDTRRLTRRIRDIGAPHGALCVSPDGKFDLDALKKLAADWPGLEGMDLAKQVSCTQTYTWDTTLWGFADDGRSDGYGTMTEPTKHVVAVDYGAKRNILRNLAAQGCKVTVVPASATADEILGHGPDGIFLANGPGDPAATGIYAVPELKKLIDSGKPIFGICLGHQMLALALGAKTEKMHMGHRGANHPVKDLETGKVEITSQNHGFVVMEASLPDGVTVTHRSLFDGSVEGIKVDGKPIFSVQYHPEASPGPMDSHYLFARFRELLG, encoded by the coding sequence ATGACCGATCCTGCCGCCATCCCTCAAGACGCAACGGCGGTTCTGGTTCTGGCGGACGGGACGGCGATCTTCGGTCGCGGCTTCGGCGCCGCTGTCACCAAGGTCGGCGAGGTGGTCTTCAACACCTCGATGACCGGGTACCAGGAGATCCTGACCGATCCGTCTTACGCCGGCCAGATCATCACTTTCACGTTCCCCCATGTGGGCAACGTGGGCGCCAACGTCAATGACCACGAGACGGTGTCGCCCGCAGCCCTGGGCTGCGTCCTGCGCGCCGATATCACGGACCCGTCGAACTACCGCTCCGAGCGCGGCCTCGACGACTGGCTGAAGTCGCACGACCTGCCCGGCATCGCCGGCGTCGACACACGGCGGCTGACCCGGCGGATCCGCGACATCGGCGCCCCGCACGGCGCCCTCTGCGTCTCCCCCGATGGGAAGTTCGACCTGGACGCCCTGAAGAAGCTGGCGGCCGACTGGCCGGGCCTGGAAGGCATGGACCTCGCCAAGCAGGTGTCCTGCACCCAGACCTATACCTGGGACACCACGCTCTGGGGCTTCGCCGATGACGGCCGCAGCGACGGCTACGGCACGATGACCGAGCCGACCAAGCACGTGGTCGCGGTCGATTACGGGGCCAAGCGCAACATCCTGCGCAACCTGGCGGCCCAGGGCTGCAAGGTGACGGTGGTGCCGGCCAGTGCGACGGCGGACGAGATCCTCGGCCACGGTCCCGACGGCATCTTCCTGGCCAACGGCCCGGGCGACCCGGCGGCCACCGGAATCTATGCGGTGCCGGAGCTGAAGAAGCTGATCGACAGCGGCAAGCCGATCTTCGGCATCTGCCTCGGCCACCAGATGCTGGCCCTGGCGCTCGGTGCGAAGACCGAGAAGATGCATATGGGCCACCGGGGTGCCAACCACCCGGTCAAGGATCTCGAGACCGGCAAGGTCGAAATCACCAGCCAGAACCACGGCTTCGTTGTCATGGAGGCCAGCCTGCCGGACGGCGTGACCGTCACCCACCGCTCGCTGTTCGACGGCTCGGTGGAAGGCATCAAGGTCGACGGCAAGCCGATCTTCAGCGTGCAGTACCATCCGGAAGCCTCGCCGGGCCCGATGGACAGCCATTACCTCTTCGCCCGGTTCCGGGAGCTCCTCGGCTAA
- a CDS encoding Lrp/AsnC family transcriptional regulator, whose translation MRRVKLDRIDRRILRDLQDNGRMTNVELANRAGISAPPCLRRVRALEEAGFIRGYHAEVAPEHLGFTVTIYAHVGLTSQAEADLARFEQMVGQWPEVRECHMLMGEADFLLKIVAKDWDAFQRFLTSKLTPAPLVSNVKTALVIRTRKRLPGVPIEEMPEDDEDEGDEE comes from the coding sequence ATGCGACGTGTGAAACTTGATCGCATCGACCGCCGTATTCTGCGCGACCTTCAGGACAATGGTCGGATGACCAATGTCGAACTGGCCAATCGCGCCGGCATCTCGGCGCCGCCCTGTCTGCGACGGGTGCGGGCTCTCGAGGAAGCGGGTTTCATCCGGGGATACCATGCCGAGGTGGCGCCTGAACACCTCGGTTTCACGGTGACGATCTACGCCCATGTCGGCCTGACCAGTCAGGCGGAGGCGGATCTGGCCCGGTTCGAGCAGATGGTCGGTCAGTGGCCGGAGGTCCGCGAGTGCCACATGCTGATGGGCGAGGCGGACTTCCTGCTGAAGATCGTGGCCAAGGACTGGGACGCCTTCCAGCGCTTCCTGACCTCCAAGCTGACCCCGGCACCGCTGGTCTCCAACGTCAAGACCGCGCTGGTAATCCGCACCCGCAAGCGCCTCCCCGGCGTGCCGATCGAAGAAATGCCGGAAGACGACGAGGACGAGGGCGACGAGGAGTAG
- a CDS encoding IS110 family transposase, with protein MDQVIVGIDVSKSRLDVHILLGAQGPGECEAVPRDGAGIAALAERLGALGATLVGVEATGGFETVVAAGLAGAGLPVVVVNPRQIRAFAQALGRRAKTDPIDAEMIARFLAATRPEPRALPDASGRLLADLVARRRQIVSMIAAERQRQSRLTEPRVRRSILRLITALEKELNEVDREIDDQVRGSPVWQAQEDLLRSVPGIGPATARTLLADLPELGRLDRRQIASLAGLAPWTRQSGTWRGKAFIGGGRASVRTALFVAAMVGARYNPTLKAFHARLIAAGKPKMVALIAVARKLLTILNAIVRDQKPWQVA; from the coding sequence ATGGACCAGGTGATCGTGGGTATCGACGTCTCCAAGAGCCGTCTGGATGTTCATATCCTGCTCGGCGCGCAAGGGCCGGGCGAATGTGAGGCGGTGCCGCGTGACGGCGCTGGGATTGCAGCGTTGGCCGAGCGTCTTGGAGCGCTGGGAGCAACGCTGGTGGGGGTCGAGGCGACGGGCGGCTTCGAGACGGTGGTGGCGGCGGGTCTGGCCGGGGCGGGCTTGCCGGTCGTCGTGGTCAATCCGCGCCAGATCCGGGCCTTCGCCCAGGCGCTGGGACGTCGGGCGAAGACCGATCCGATCGATGCGGAGATGATCGCCCGGTTCCTGGCGGCGACCCGGCCTGAGCCGCGCGCATTGCCCGATGCGTCCGGCCGCCTGCTGGCCGATCTGGTGGCCCGGCGACGGCAGATCGTGTCGATGATCGCCGCCGAGCGCCAGCGTCAGAGCCGCCTCACGGAACCGCGGGTGCGGCGCTCGATCCTGCGTCTGATCACGGCCCTGGAGAAGGAACTGAACGAGGTCGACCGCGAGATCGACGACCAGGTCCGCGGCTCGCCGGTCTGGCAGGCACAGGAGGATCTGCTGCGCAGCGTGCCCGGCATCGGTCCGGCCACCGCCCGCACCCTGCTCGCCGATCTGCCCGAACTCGGCCGACTGGACCGGCGCCAGATCGCCTCCCTGGCGGGGCTGGCACCGTGGACGCGCCAATCGGGAACTTGGCGCGGCAAAGCCTTCATCGGCGGCGGACGCGCGAGCGTACGCACCGCCCTGTTCGTCGCAGCCATGGTCGGCGCGCGCTACAACCCTACCCTCAAGGCCTTCCACGCCAGACTGATCGCTGCAGGAAAGCCCAAGATGGTCGCCCTCATCGCCGTCGCCAGAAAGCTGCTTACCATCCTCAACGCCATCGTCAGAGATCAAAAGCCATGGCAAGTCGCTTGA
- the greA gene encoding transcription elongation factor GreA — protein MEKVPMTAEGHARLTDELKNLKSVERPAVIKAIAEAREHGDLSENAEYHAARERQSFIEGRVAELEDVISRCEVIDPKKLKGETVTFGVTVEVADEETDEETAYTIVGPYEADISRGFISTSSPIARALIGKRVGDSVEVSTPKGSKSLEILSIAIQ, from the coding sequence ATGGAAAAGGTGCCGATGACCGCAGAGGGGCATGCCCGTCTGACGGATGAACTGAAGAACTTGAAGTCCGTGGAGCGTCCAGCGGTGATCAAGGCGATCGCCGAGGCGCGGGAACACGGCGATCTCTCCGAGAACGCCGAGTACCATGCCGCGCGCGAACGTCAGAGCTTCATAGAGGGCCGGGTCGCCGAGCTGGAGGATGTGATCAGCCGCTGCGAGGTGATCGATCCCAAGAAGCTCAAGGGCGAGACCGTGACCTTTGGCGTGACCGTCGAGGTCGCGGACGAGGAGACGGACGAGGAGACTGCGTACACGATCGTCGGGCCGTACGAGGCCGACATCTCGCGCGGCTTCATCTCCACCTCTTCGCCAATCGCCCGCGCCCTGATCGGCAAGCGGGTCGGGGATTCCGTCGAGGTCTCGACGCCGAAGGGCTCGAAGAGCCTGGAGATCCTCTCCATCGCGATCCAGTGA